The genome window GCGGTGCGGGCAATGACACCCTGAACGGCGGCGACGGATACGACCGCGTTGTGCAGACGGCAAACGCCAATCAAACGCTTACAGACACTCTTCTGACCGGCACCGGAAACGATACGCTCGTCAGCATCGAAGACGCTTGGCTGACCGGCGGGGCGGGCAACAATAGATTTACCGTGAGCGGCTGGACGGGAGGCACAGCCACCATAGATGGCGCCGGCGGGACCGATACCATTGTTTCAAGCAACGATTCGGATTTTGTTCTGACGGACGCATTGCTCACGCGCTCCACCGGCAGCGTTTTTACTCTTTCGAATATCGAGAACGCCTCACTCACAGGTGGAAACGGGGATAACCTTCTGGATGCTTCAGCCTTTACCGCCGGCAACGTCACTCTGAGCGGCGGCAATGGGAACGACACGCTGCTTGGCGGATCCGGCAATGATACGTTGACGGGCGGGGCCGGCAACGACACATATATTTTTTCCGGAAGTGCGCTCGGCACCGATACCATCAACGAGGCGGCTAATACCGATTCCGACACCCTGGACTTTTCAGGCTTCACGCCGGACGGCACTCCCGGCATTACACTTAACCTGGCAAGCACCGCATCCCAAACCGTCAACCCCGGCGATTTGATACTGAGGCTCCAAACCAGCACCAGCATCGAGAACGTCATCGGCTCCGCCGGCGCGGATACCATAACGGGCAACTCCCGCAACAACATATTCACAGGCGGAGGAGGCGACGATATACTGTCCGGCGGCACGGGCAATGATACCTACAACTTCGATGTGGACGAGGCGCTCGGCACCGATACGATCATCGAGGCCGCCGGCGGCGGGACGGATACCCTGGACTTCACAGGCTCCGACGCCTCCGTCACGGTGGATTTGGCGATCACCATAAATCAGAGCATCAATGTCAACCTGAACCTGGTGTTGGCCTCCACGCAGATCGAGAATGTCACCGGCGGCAGCGGGAATGATGCGATCATCGGCAACAGCCTGAACAATCTGCTCTCCGGCGGCGACGGGGACGACACCTTGATCGGCCTCGGCGGGAACGACACCCTGAATGGCGGGAATGGAAACGATTTTCTCGACGGCGGATCCGGGAACGACTCGTTGAACGGAGGCGATGGAGACGACACCTATTACTTCGACACCGATTCCGCGCTTGGCACCGATACCCTCACGGATATCGCCGGTGGGGGGACTGATACGCTGGATTTCAGCGTCTCGACGGGTTCTTTAAATGTCGATTTGAACCAAAGTTTAAGCCAGGTGATCAATGCCAATCTTACCCTGGTGCTGGGCGCATCGGAAATTGAAACGGTGCTCGGCGGCAGCGGCAACGATACGATAACAGGAAACTCCAGGGATAATACGCTCTTCGGCGGCAACGGGAATGATACCCTCCATGGCGGGGATGGCAACGACACATTGAACGGGGGAAACGGTGATGACACGCTGTACGGCGGCGATGGTGACGATACGCTGTACGGCGGCCTGGGAACCAATTCCATCTTTGGCGGGGACGGCAATGATACGTTCACGACAGGCGACGGCATTGATGCCTTCGACGGCGGTGCGGGCGATGATTTGATGTATATCACCGGGACGCATTCCAGCGGCGACATTGTGGACGGCGGCCTTGGGAGCAATATCTTCGTGTTTCAACCGGGCACGAATGGGCCCATCGAACTGGTTTCCAGCGGAACCGACACGCTGGATTTCCGCCTGTTCGACTCGCCTGTGACCATCGATCTGGGCAACAGCAGCCAGCAGAACGTCGGCGGCGGATTGCTGCTCACCTTGGGCGGGTACTTTGAGATTGTGTACGGCTCTGTCTTTGCAGACACAATTACCGGAAACAGCCTCGATAACATTCTATACGGCGGCGACGGGAACGATGTTTTGCACGGCGGCGGCGGCGGCGACATGCTGTATGGGGAGGCGGGCAACGATATCTTGGACGGTGGAGCCGGCATGGATACGCTCGACGGCGGAGCAGGCCTAGACACTGTGCAGGGTTATCAATCCGCCGATACTCATATCGATATGGAAAACGGTTTCCCGGTCGCATCTTCGGAGACGGACTCCCGGCCTTTCAACGCGCTGACGGCCTTGATCCCCGTTACAGGGGGGACTCCGGTAATGCTGGATTGCGAATCGAACGTGACCGCATTGACTCTCTTCGGCATCCAAAGTCTCTTTTACAACCTGTGTGGATATGCGGTTATTCTGGATGAAGCGGCCCTTGTCGAGGCGCAAATGGACTTCCCGAACAACGGGGCATACCTGAGCGGGCTTTCGATGACCGTCCTCAAAGATGGCCAGGCGGTCGGCAAATTCCCCGAAGGCTCATCAGTCCAGTTAAATTTCCCGGTGTCCCTCGATGCCGGCCAATCGATCGCCGCATTTTTCTGGGATACGACCGCCAGCAACGGCCTCGGCGCCTGGGTGGAAATACCTCTCACTCTTGCGAACGGCCAGCCCGTCCTGAACGTTCACCGTTCCGGCACCTACATTCTGGTAACGGATTAAATTAAGTGATCAAATAAAAACAGGCGTCCATGATACATGGATGCCTGTTTTTATTAAGTTGGGGATAAAATAGAACACATGTCTTCGCTTGCAGATAAGTTGAAGTCCCTTGGCGTAAAGACCGGGACTTCGCATCTTTCCCCGCCTCAAATTGCCGGCCACGCCATTGACTCTGTCGTGGCTGGGACATTTCTCGCCACCCCGCGCGGCGAAGCCTTCGTCTCCGAGCAGGTCTTTGGGGAGGAATACCTGCACGGGAAAATATCCCCCTATTCCAGCTTCCCCCTGTCGTTGATCTCCCAATGGGCGAACGACCCGCGCATTGCGGAAGTACCCATCCACAAATTTGCATTTCTGGATACGGAGACCTCCGGCATGGCCGGAGGTACAGGCACCTATGCCTTTCTCGTCGGCGCAGCACGCTTTGTGGACGGAAAATTCGTTTTACAGCAATTCTTCCTGCGCGACCCGGCCGAAGAGCCCGCCATGCTCGAGGCGTTGATCCATTTCCTTGCGCCATGCGAGGGGCTGGTGACATTCAATGGGAAGGCCTTCGACGCGCCCCTGCTCAATACACGCTATTCATTGCATCGCATCCCCGCCCCGTTCAAGGGTTATGTCCACATTGACCTGCTCCCGCTGGCGCGGCGTTTATGGCGGGATAGACTCCCCTCGCGCGCATTGAAATATCTCGAAGAGCATGTGCTTGGTTTCACACGCACCTCCGAGGAGGTGCCGGGCTACGAAATTCCCTGGCTGTATTTCGATTACCTACGCACAGGGGATGCGCGTCCGATGGGCGGCGTGTTCTATCACAACGCCATGGACGTGGTCGCCATGTCCGCCTTGCTGGGCCATGTCAGCGAACTGCTGGCAGACCCGTACAACGGGCGCGTGGAACACGGGCTGGATTTCATTGCACTCGGCAAACTATTCGAGGACCTCGGTCACTGGGATGAAGCCGCCCGTCTGTTCGAGCGTGGACTCGAAGCCGGTCTGGAAGAATCAGATTTCGGCGTGGCGGTGAGGCGGCTGTCGATCCTGCAAAAGAAGCGCGGGGATTTAAGTCAGGCTGTCCGCTTGTGGGAGGCAGCTTCACAAAATGGGCATATCTACGCCCATATCGAACTGGCGAAGTATTACGAACATAAAATTCGCGATGTGAAGACCTCCATCCAATGGGCGAAATCTGCGCGCCGGGAGGTCGAAAAGGCGGACCTGCCGGTCTATGTCCGCAAACTCTGGCTGGACGAAATTGACCGCCGCCTGACACGACTGGAACGAAAAGCGGGTTTATAATTGGACGATTACACTACAGGAGGAGCATTCGATGGAAATTACCGTTTCGCAGGAACAGGGAAATATCCCTGTGACCATACTGGAGCTTGCGGGTCAGCTGGATGGGCAGACCTATCAGGACTTGATCATGAAAGCCCAGGAGGTCTTCAACGGCGGTGCAAAAAACATCATCCTGGATATGAGCGGGTTGACTTATATCTCCAGTGCGGGGCTGGTTTCCCTGCACACAGTTGCACTGCTTCTGCGCGGCGAGCCGTTGCCCGATCCCGAGCAGGGCTGGTCGGCGCTCAAATCAATTGACCGTTCACGAGACAGCGGCATGCAAAAGAATATCAAACTGCTCAACCCGCGCCCTGAGATCGTCAGCGTTTTGGACATGGTCGGTTTTTCGGCATTCTTTGAAATTTTTACAGACAAACAGACTGCGGTTCAATCTTTTTAAAAAGAGTCCATCCACAGCGATGCAGTTCAATTGCATCGCTGTTGATTCATATTAACGAGGTCATAAAATGAAACATAAACTGGGAAACCTTGTCTTTATTGTTCTGGTGGTCCTGACCGTCGTCGTCTGGCTTGTCTTCCCGCCGATCAATGACGGGCGTGAAGATTTTGTGCGCACGTACGCCGGGGAAGTGCTCGGCTCCGTGGTGATCGTGCTGATGTCCTTTTCGCTTTTCCTTTCCAGCCGTCCGAAATGGGCGGAACCTTACTTTGGCGGGCTGGATAAAATGTACATGACGCATCGCCATACATCCACCAGCGCCTTCCTGCTTTTGTTTGTTCATTTGTTAACCGTGCCCATCACCACCATAAATCTGCGCCTGGGAAATTATCTGGCCATCGTTGCCTTTCTGGGGATCGTTGCGATCGTATTGCCCACGCTTGCGCCGCGCATTCCCTTTTTGAATAACCTGACCGGGAAAAGCTACGAGGGCTGGAAGAAACTGCACCGCTTTATCGGCATTTTTTTCATCCTCGGGTATATCCATGCACTGACCATCGATGCATTGAGCGCGTTCATCGCCATCAACTGGGTGCAGATTTTCTTCATTCTTGGGACGGTTTCGTATCTTTACACCGAGGTCTTTGGCAGGTTCTTCAGGAAATATGTGCCGTACACGGTGGAAGCGGTGAACCATCCCAACAACTCCGTCACCGAGGTGGTCCTGCGCGCAAAGAAGGAGCCGATCCAAAAACAACGCGCCGGTCAATTCCTGTTTGTACGATTCGGCGGTGACAGGGAGCTGAACGAATCACATCCATTCACCATCTCCAGCGCGCCGGGTGAAGATGTCCTGCGCCTCACCGTCAAAGCCTGCGGCGATTTCACGCGCCATTTATTCGCAACCCTGAAGGCGGGCACGGACGCAATCATCGAAGGCGCGTACGGGATGTTTGACTATAAGACCGGCGGACCCCGGCAGATCTGGGTGGCGGGCGGGATCGGTGTAACCCCCTTCCTCGCGTTCATGCGGGACCTGGAAACGGACCTCGCTCACGATATTGATTTTTATTACACAGTCAGACACCGCGAGGAGGCCGTGTTCGTGGATGAGATCGAGAATATTATAAAGAAGCATCCACGCATCAAGCCTTATATCCGTTTTTCTGCCGTGCATGGCTCGCTGAACGTGGACGAGATAATCAAAAATGCGGAGGGCGGCATCCGCGGACAGCATGTCTACATGTGCGGTCCGCTCCCGATGGTGCAGGCCTTCGAAAAGAAATTCCTCGAAGCCGGCGTTCCGGCGGGGAACATCCACTTCGAGGAATTCAATTTCAGGTAATTTCAATCTGAACGCAGGAGAACCTTATGCAAATCACTTTTTCCAAACAGGAAGGCAATGTCCCTGTGACGGTGATGCACCTGATGGGCGACATCGACTCATCCACCTACACCGATGTGATCAACAAGGCGCAGGAGGCCTATGATAACGGTGCCCGCGACCTGCTGCTCGACTTGAGCAAGGTGCCGTATGTAAGCAGTGCGGGTTTAATGTCACTGCACTCGGTGGTGAAGATATTCTCCGGCCAATCGGCGCAGGCAAAGGACGGAGGCCGGCCATCCTTCGGCGCGATCAACCAGGAACGGGACACCGCCGTTCGTGCGCATGTGAAGATACTTGCTCCACAGCCTGCGGTGGAACAGGTATTGGAGATGGTCGGGCTGGCCGCCTTCTTTGAGATCCATAC of Anaerolineales bacterium contains these proteins:
- a CDS encoding STAS domain-containing protein translates to MEITVSQEQGNIPVTILELAGQLDGQTYQDLIMKAQEVFNGGAKNIILDMSGLTYISSAGLVSLHTVALLLRGEPLPDPEQGWSALKSIDRSRDSGMQKNIKLLNPRPEIVSVLDMVGFSAFFEIFTDKQTAVQSF
- a CDS encoding ferric reductase-like transmembrane domain-containing protein encodes the protein MKHKLGNLVFIVLVVLTVVVWLVFPPINDGREDFVRTYAGEVLGSVVIVLMSFSLFLSSRPKWAEPYFGGLDKMYMTHRHTSTSAFLLLFVHLLTVPITTINLRLGNYLAIVAFLGIVAIVLPTLAPRIPFLNNLTGKSYEGWKKLHRFIGIFFILGYIHALTIDALSAFIAINWVQIFFILGTVSYLYTEVFGRFFRKYVPYTVEAVNHPNNSVTEVVLRAKKEPIQKQRAGQFLFVRFGGDRELNESHPFTISSAPGEDVLRLTVKACGDFTRHLFATLKAGTDAIIEGAYGMFDYKTGGPRQIWVAGGIGVTPFLAFMRDLETDLAHDIDFYYTVRHREEAVFVDEIENIIKKHPRIKPYIRFSAVHGSLNVDEIIKNAEGGIRGQHVYMCGPLPMVQAFEKKFLEAGVPAGNIHFEEFNFR
- a CDS encoding STAS domain-containing protein, which codes for MQITFSKQEGNVPVTVMHLMGDIDSSTYTDVINKAQEAYDNGARDLLLDLSKVPYVSSAGLMSLHSVVKIFSGQSAQAKDGGRPSFGAINQERDTAVRAHVKILAPQPAVEQVLEMVGLAAFFEIHTELESAVKSFKG
- a CDS encoding calcium-binding protein, whose amino-acid sequence is MQGLAFEWKYNLKAMGTAALVLLMLMFPSGRPVFAICAPAPTSGANTITCDGADDTIDALGGNDRVDGGAGNDTVYGGNGNDTLTGGEGDDTLIGGAGNDSYLFDTDSALGTDTIIEDSGGGTDTLNFTGSSNALTVDLGVTGNQVVNSNLTINLLAAQVENLTGGGGNDVLTGNDLNNTINGGNGNDIITGAGGNDTLNGGAGNDVFVYDTDSPLGRDVVNGGAGTDTLDFSASLSSITVNLATTASNQTVNGNLILRLSNVENVFGGDGDDILTGNGSANVLLGGNGNDILVGGAGNDTLNGGDGYDRVVQTANANQTLTDTLLTGTGNDTLVSIEDAWLTGGAGNNRFTVSGWTGGTATIDGAGGTDTIVSSNDSDFVLTDALLTRSTGSVFTLSNIENASLTGGNGDNLLDASAFTAGNVTLSGGNGNDTLLGGSGNDTLTGGAGNDTYIFSGSALGTDTINEAANTDSDTLDFSGFTPDGTPGITLNLASTASQTVNPGDLILRLQTSTSIENVIGSAGADTITGNSRNNIFTGGGGDDILSGGTGNDTYNFDVDEALGTDTIIEAAGGGTDTLDFTGSDASVTVDLAITINQSINVNLNLVLASTQIENVTGGSGNDAIIGNSLNNLLSGGDGDDTLIGLGGNDTLNGGNGNDFLDGGSGNDSLNGGDGDDTYYFDTDSALGTDTLTDIAGGGTDTLDFSVSTGSLNVDLNQSLSQVINANLTLVLGASEIETVLGGSGNDTITGNSRDNTLFGGNGNDTLHGGDGNDTLNGGNGDDTLYGGDGDDTLYGGLGTNSIFGGDGNDTFTTGDGIDAFDGGAGDDLMYITGTHSSGDIVDGGLGSNIFVFQPGTNGPIELVSSGTDTLDFRLFDSPVTIDLGNSSQQNVGGGLLLTLGGYFEIVYGSVFADTITGNSLDNILYGGDGNDVLHGGGGGDMLYGEAGNDILDGGAGMDTLDGGAGLDTVQGYQSADTHIDMENGFPVASSETDSRPFNALTALIPVTGGTPVMLDCESNVTALTLFGIQSLFYNLCGYAVILDEAALVEAQMDFPNNGAYLSGLSMTVLKDGQAVGKFPEGSSVQLNFPVSLDAGQSIAAFFWDTTASNGLGAWVEIPLTLANGQPVLNVHRSGTYILVTD
- a CDS encoding ribonuclease H-like domain-containing protein — its product is MSSLADKLKSLGVKTGTSHLSPPQIAGHAIDSVVAGTFLATPRGEAFVSEQVFGEEYLHGKISPYSSFPLSLISQWANDPRIAEVPIHKFAFLDTETSGMAGGTGTYAFLVGAARFVDGKFVLQQFFLRDPAEEPAMLEALIHFLAPCEGLVTFNGKAFDAPLLNTRYSLHRIPAPFKGYVHIDLLPLARRLWRDRLPSRALKYLEEHVLGFTRTSEEVPGYEIPWLYFDYLRTGDARPMGGVFYHNAMDVVAMSALLGHVSELLADPYNGRVEHGLDFIALGKLFEDLGHWDEAARLFERGLEAGLEESDFGVAVRRLSILQKKRGDLSQAVRLWEAASQNGHIYAHIELAKYYEHKIRDVKTSIQWAKSARREVEKADLPVYVRKLWLDEIDRRLTRLERKAGL